Below is a genomic region from Deltaproteobacteria bacterium.
GTTTTCCCTGACTTTTATAAGTGAAAGTTTGGGTGTGGTTGGCCACAAATTCTTCTGCTTTGAAGGTCTGAAATTTTACTGCATCTACCCCCGATTCTTTGGCAACTTCTATCATTTTGAATGCCGTGTTCAGTTCGCCATTATGGTTAATTCCCGCTTCTGCAATTAGAAAGGGCTTTTCTCCAATTTCAACTCCTGCGAGATTAATTGTTTTAATAGGGGTGTTCATTTTCTTACTCTCCAACCCACTCCCATTTCATCGCCATTCCCTTCTTTAAATCTTGCTTCACTTTTTTACCCAATAATTCCTCATAATATTTAGGAGCCAAACCCAAGCCAGGTCGAATGGCTCGAAGATTTTTGGGGGTGAGTATTTCACCTGCTTTCATATTTTCACTAATGTAGAGTGAACGACGGAATTGAAGTGATTTTTTTTCTTGTTCAGAGGGGCCCAATTTTGTTTTTCCTAAGGCCGGAACAATTTTTTTAGATTCTTCCCTCAACATTTTCAACTCTTGTGGTTCTAGAGAGAAAGCAGAATCGACTCCTCCATCGCTACGACTCAAGGTGAAATGTCGTTCAATGACTCGTGCACCCAGAGCAATAGAGGCCAGTGAAACTCCAATGCCCATTGTGTGATCTGAGAGCCCTACTTCACATTGAAATCTTTGTTTAAGTAAATCGATAGCCAACAAATTGCTTTCTTCAGGAGGAGCAGGATAAGAACTTGTACACTTGAGCAAAATCAAATCCCTACAACCCGCAGATCGGGCTGCGTCTACGGCTTCAGAAATTTCTTCCAGCGTTGCCAAGCCGGTTGAGATAATGAGTGGTTTTTTTGTCGCGGCCACTTTTTTGATGAGAGGCAGGTGGATATTTTCAAAGCTGGCAATTTTGTAACAAGGCACATTCAACTTTTCGAGAAAATCTACCGCTGTTTCATCAAAGGGAGTACTGAATCCAATCATACCCAATTCAGCACAGCGTTTAAATAGGGGTTCGTGCCATTCCCAAGGCGTGTGGGCCTCGTGATAGAGGTCATAGAGTGTTCTGTTTTTCCAAAGGCTATTTTTATCTTGAATAACAAATTCATTTTCGGACAGATTCAAAGTCATGGTATCCGCTGTGTAGGTTTGAAGCTTCAAAGCCTGTGCACCTGCTTGAGCGGCGGCTTCCACGATTTGAAGGGCACGAGCTAAAGATCCATTATGATTCCCGGACATCTCGGCGATGACAAAAGGATCTTCGTTTTCACCAATGGAATATTTTCCAATTTGAATCATAGGGGTTTTACCCAAATTTTGTTTTTTAATCGATATCCCGCTTTTGCAAAGGCCCTTTGCGAAACGATATTCTTCTCCTGGATTTCTGCCTTTAAAAATTTGGTCTTAGGATGATTTTTCTTCAACCAAGCTGCAGCATGGATGAGAATTTGTGTTCCGTAGCCCTGGCCTTTATTTCCGGGAACCAAATAGATGGAAGTGAGCGCTTCCTCACCCGAACCTGAATAATCATAACGCAATACCCCGACACTTTTGGCTTCTCTTTCTGCAATGAGGATTTTTCGATGAGTATTCGACAAACTCTTTTCAAACCAGACTTTATGTGCTTTCCAGGAAATTTTTTTGGAATTGTATGAAGATTGGCGTGTCTCCGGATGATTTCTCCATTCAAAAATATTTTGGCAATCTTCAAAAGTAGCAGGGCGCAGGGTTATTTTTTTTTCGGAGTGAAGGTTAAGAAGAAATGTAGCAACACGCGGAGCTCCCTTTGCATCCACGAGTTCCAAACTTTTTTTGGATAAACTTTGTACTTGCTCGGGATGAGCCAATAAAGATTCAATTTTTTCTCTTATTGTTTCTTCTGTGATTTCTTCTTTTTTGCCCAAATAAATCAAACGGCCTTCCTCTGCCATCGATTGCAGCAGAGCCTCCTGGTTATTGGAGATGCTCCAGGCTAGAGTGGGCACTCCCAGCGCTGCACGTTCCCAGGTGCTGACACCCCCTGCGCCTATCGCCAAATCGCTGAGCTTCAGAATTTGAGAAACCCTTTCTACCTCACGATACAATTTGATTTGCGAATAGGGGGTGCAGAATTCAGACAAGATTTTCTGATGGGGATTTGCAGCGCCTAAAATGACCTGCAACTCCAAGGGTGCGGAAACCTTCAGGCAGGCCTTAATCGCTTTTAAACTTTCGTTGCTGGTATCCACCCCGCCAAAAAAAATACACAGCTTGGAAATTTTGCCTTCTCGAATTTTAAGATCTTTTCTCGCTGCACTAAATTCTTCACGAAGCAAGGCATAAGAGGGGCCCAGTAATAATTTACAGGTAGGAGGAGTGAGTGAGGGATATTTTTGATGAAGTGCAGGCTGAAGATTTTGATCGAGAAGGAGGTCGCAAAGATGAGCACGATTGGCAAGATCATCGATGACGACAATGCTTTGAAAATGAGGAGCAAGCCTTTTCTCCCAGTTTTGATCCAGACCATAATGGTCAACAATCAGCGTTTCTCCAGCCTCCGCAAGCAAATCCATTGTTTCCTTCGCATCTACTTCTTGCGGCACTTCCAACCAGGCTTCATATTCATTTTTTGGATGGCTAATTCTTTGGGGATGTTTCTCTGGACTGGGAAGATCCAGACAAACAAAGCCTTGCTTGCAAATGAAGGCATTCAAATTGCCTGGATGTAAACGACAGATAAAGCAAACCTCGGCCCCCTTTTCTTTCAGTTCTTGCGCCAGGGTCAGGCAGCGCATCACATGACCGGAGCCAATTTTGCGGGAAGCATCTGTACGAATAACAAATTTCATTTATCCCCTCACCGCTGAATTTCTTACAGCGATTCCCTGCCCCGCCAAATATTTCTTGGCTTCGGCCGGGGTTTGTTCCGTATAGTGAAAAACGGCCGCCGCCGCTACAGCAGTAGCCTTGCCCTGGGTTAAAGCTTCCAACATGTGTTGATAATTTCCTGCCCCGCCGGAAGCGATCACCGGAATTTTTACAGCCGCAGAGACTTTGCGAATCAATTCCAGATCATAACCTTGCATGCCTCCATCGCGTTCTATGGAAGTGAGTAAAATTTCTCCTGCCCCCCAGGCTTCCACTTCTTTTGCCCAAGCCAGTACTTCTTTTCCCGTTTCTTTTGACGCAGAATGGGAGTAGCAGTGATAATTTCCATCTGTTTCTTTTTTGGCATCAATGCTCACCACAATACACTGAGAGCCAAATCGCCTGGCGGCTTCCTGAATTAATTTTGGGTTTTCGTAAGCCGCAGAATTGATGCAAACTTTGTCGGCCCCCGCGAGCAAAAGTTTGCGGATATGATCCAGGGTTTGAATTCCGCCCCCCACGCAAAAAGGGACAAAACATTCGGAGGAAAACTCTTCGATGGCTTGATAATCGGGTTCCCGGTTTTCTTTGTAAGCAGAAATATCCACTAGAATAAGTTCATCCACATCCCGGGTATTGTACACTTTAATTGCAGGTGTTACAGTTCCCACACGGCGCCAACTATCAAAACCTATGCCTTTGACGAGGCCGACGTCTTTCCAGAGTAGGGTGGGAATGATTCGAGTTTTTAGCATAATGCTAGAAAATTTCTTAGCAATTGAAATCCTGCCTTAGAACTCTTTTCGGGATGAAACTGTACCCCCAGTACATTTTCATGTCCGACACAAGAGACAAACTCACCGCAATAGGGTGTCTTTGCTAAAACGTGGGCAGAATTTTCAGGAATAAAATGATAACTGTGCACAAAATAAAAATCAGAATGATTGGGAATTTTTTCAAAAAGTGGATGAGCAACCGCTTGCTGCATTTCATTCCAACCCACGTGAGGAATTCGCTCAGTTGCTCGCGGAAGCAGCCGTTTTACTTCTCCGGGAATCAGATTCAAACCGGAACATTCTTCTCCTTCAAAACCTTTGGAGGCCATCATCTGCATGCCCAAACAAATCCCCAGCATGGGAACTTTGTAATCGCGCACGGCGGAATCAATGGCTTCCAGCCATCCTCGCTCACGCAAATTTTTCATTCCGTCCCCAAAAGCCCCCACCCCGGGTAGAATGATTTTGGGAGCCGTCTTTAATTCACGAGGATCTTCGAGGGTTGTCACTTCCGCCTCGCACTCCTCCAGCGATCTGCGGAGTGATCCGAGATTTCCCATACCGTAATCAATAAGCGTGACCTTGCGGATAGACATTCTTAAATATTATCCTCATTAATTTTTTGGAGGTTTCCCTTTTTATCCTTCACCAAATTTCCCTTCGCGTCCGTCACAAAAAGTTTTTTGTTGGTAAAGCGATCACAGATCTTGATGAATTCTTCGATACTGATTTCTAAAGGCTCTAATATTTTTTCAATCGGTTTACCCAAATAAGTCCAAGGGAATTTCCCATCCAGTTTACGAATCATCTCCATCCCATCTTCGCGGGTGAGTCGACCGCGGCGGATATGCAGCGAAACCAGATCGGAGGCACGTCCAAAGGCAAATTTGAGGTATTTGAAATAATCGTGGATCCCCATCTGATGGTTGTCCATGTTTTCGTAATTGACCGCAGAACCTTCGATGACTGTAGGAGAGGTCTGCAATCCAAAGGCTTGTGAATAGAGGACGTTGCTGTACCCATCCCAGGGGATGAAATAACCCAAGAAAAGCCCAGTGACCCCCACGGATTGCAGCTCTTCATCGCTCGGATAAGTATAAGGGATGAGATCTTTTGCCTGAATACCCTCCAGGCCAATCATGTCGGAAACCCGCAGGCCCAGCAAGCCTCCAAATTCCTCTAACCAGCGGCGATTGAGCACATTGTTTTCGGCGGCTGTCGCAGGTCCTCCATATTCATTTTGAGAGTTCTCACCCCAAATCAATAAAGGGATTTTAAGCTGAACCGCCAGGCGTACGGGGCTGGTAAAAATGGCCACATGTTCAGGCCAGGAAATATCCCCTACTTGAGTAAGGCCGATACGATTGAGCTTGCGACGCGTGACAGGGTTCGCACTCAACTCCAGATAATCAAAGCCCTGTTGTTTCAGGTTTTCAATATTTTTTCGACCCAAGTCTGATAGATCACAGGTGGTTGAAGTTATGATGAGAGGATTCATCCCCAATTGCTTTATTTTTAAGGCTTGGTAGCTACTATCTTTCCCTCCACTGCCCGGAACAATACAGTCCCAGTTGCTTCCCTTTTTGTTACGATAACGCTCCAAAACTTGATGGAGCTCCTTTTTACGGGAATCCCAATCTACAACCTGGCGTTTCTCATAGTTTCGGCAGGCATTACAAATCCCCTGATCATCGATAAACAAATCGGGCTTGGTGTTAGGCATGACGCAGCGCTTGCAGTATTGAATCATGATTGCTTCTCCATTTATTCTGTTTGCTTTAGTGAATTGTCACCCGAAGTTTCTGGAGAAGCAATTCAAAATTTATTCACCAAATCCAAAACCACCGAGGCCCAAAAGGCCTCCTCTTTTGCCATCTGAAAAAGGATCTCTATTTTTCGGGCAATTTCATTGAAGTTGCCTTCTGTATCTTCTGTGCTTGAGAAGTATTGAATCTGGCCTTGGATAAGCGTTCCCTGAATGATGGGATGAAAGAAATTCTGATAGGCGTCCAGATCTTCTGCGTAGTTTTTATCCTCGGTATAGCGCGAGGAGAATTCGTCTGCTTCTTTTAAAAATTGGGCATATTTTATTTTGCCTTCTTCCCAATTTTGCGCGGCTACCCAGGCTGAAAATTGTAGGGCCCTGCATTTCATGGCGAAGGCTTGATTGTCGCCAATCAGGCGTTGGAGCGCCCGTTTGAGTGTATACATTTTTTGTTGAATCACTTTTCTTTTGATCTCCTGTTCGGCTGTCGAAGGAAGGGTCAATTTTTCTTTCAGCAGGGAGAGAGTCTCCAGTTTTTCAGGAGAGAGCTGTTGCAGCCAAGCCTCCGGGTCTATTCTTGGGCAGCCAGGAATTTTGGCCCCGTATTCGGGAGGAATGACATTGAATACCTTTCCTGCGTAAGCAGGAACCAGTTGTTCTGAGAAAGTTTTGAGAAAGGTAAACCAGAACAGGTTGCTACGAACAGGCTTTCCGTTATTTCCTTCTATCTCTAAAACTTTATTCCCTTCTTTTCTTAAATTCGCCATTACGGTTTGGGATTCCTTCCAAACCCCCGGGGCATGGCTTTCCAGGTTTTTGTCGTAACACAAATCCTGACCTACCAAGAAAATGCGACCACAACCCAAAAGTTCCAAAATCTTAAAGGCCGCATTAGCCGAAGAATGCCCCAGGCCCAATATGGGTTTCTCCAGGGGCAGCCAGCGACTTTGAAGAGAGGTCCCCAAAATATAACTGTTTAGACCCTTGTTTCCCGAAAAACATTTGGGATGGACATGGGGCGGCCCCACAAAGACATGGGGTGGCTTTTCAGAGAGATTGCAAAAAAAATCTCCCTGGGTTTCATCGCGTTCAATATTCAGCCATAAATGGGGATGAATACCGTGTTCAATCAACAGGGGAAGGGCCGAAGGGCAAGCAACCACAACGGCGTATTGCTGGGCTTCCTTGAGGTAGCTTAGACTTTTGGCCAGCGAGGGTCCTGAAGAAATGAGGATACCATCTTTCCCTTTAAATTGATCTTGGGCTTGAGCCAGGGCCGGCATCGCCAAGACCTCTTTTAAATTTTTCAAAACGTGCACCGTGCCGCGATAGGCATCGTAAGGATCTGCAAAAACACGATTAAAATGATGGGCGGTGGCCTTGGCAAAGCTTTCTTTGGCCTGGCTATAAAAATCACCATTCCAATGCAGGCTGGGAGAAAATTCTACAAACTCCACTGCATTTGCAAAGCGCAGCCAGGGTCCTTCCTCAAAGAAACGATTAAAAAATTGTTCGAGTTGAACAACATCATTGCCCAAAAACCAATGCACTTGAGGCACTTCAAACATGGGGGTGAAATCATTCACTTCCAGGGCTTTTTTAAAGAGATGGGGCATAGCTTCAATCACTAAAATGACCTGATTGAGAGGATGAGATTTTTTGGCGTATTCCAGCAGATGATGGCCCAGTCCTACCCCAAAAAAGATTAAGATCCGTGGATTTTTTAGGCTTAATGTTTGGGCAAATTCTTTTGAATATTGCTCCGCATTGGGGGAAGGATAATAGGGCTGCTCGGATCCATCCGCAAAATGGCAGATTAATTCTCTGGTACTTGGCCTAAATTTTAAGGCGGGGATTTCATTTAAATTGGAAACTAGTTCAGCAAGCTGAGGATGTTTGGTTTTGAGGCAGTTTAAGTTTTTTTGATAGAGGGAGCTCATAATGGCATATTAAGCTAGGAAAATAAAAAAGTTTCCTTTAAAATCTCTCGTCATGGCGACCAACCAAAATCTTCCTTTTAAACCTGTTGCTTTTCAAAAGGCAAAACTTGCGTACCTGTCATTCTCTGATGCAGATTCGCAAAATACAAACATTACTTTACAAAAAAAGCCTGTTTTTTTTGAAAATTTTAACAAGATCAATTGCTCGGTCTGTGGAACCATTCATATTTTGGGTTTTGAAAAATCAAAACAAGTACTACCCGCTTCCATTCATTGTGCGCTTTGTCAGAGCTTGATTCCTATTGAAGCCTTTCGCGAACGAAAAACGAGACGCTCTTCTTTAGAAAAAAAGGTCCGCTTTCAGCAGGAAAAGAGGGGTATCTGTATAGCGAATGTCGTGGATTTTTCTCCTGCGGGCTTACGTTTATCTTCTCGCAAGCGGATTTCTCCCGATGGAAAAATTAAGGTTTACTGCGAAGATTTTAATGCATTAGGAGAAGCGGTGTGGATGCGCAAATTGGGGACTTTTATGGTCCCCACCTATGAAATAGGAATTAAATTTGAAGAATTCCTCCCTCTGACTCGAGACGTGCTGCTGGGTCAGAGTGTTTGATACCGTTCAATAAAATGCTGTGCCATTCCCATTTTCTTTATCCAGGTTTCCGAGGCATAATTTTGCCTCTCAATAAAGCGTACCCGGAGTTGATGGAGGAGGGTCTCCAGTTTTGCCACAGGGTTGTCTTCTTTGTTGACCCCAGAAAAATTGTTTTTGCTAGCCTCCGCAAAATGAATGAGCGCCTCACCAAATTGTTGTCCTTCTTCACAAAGTGAAGCTGTTTTTCTTAAAACACTCGCCATTAAATTCCCTTTGGGCATGGCTTCCAGAAGTTGATTTTTTCCCGGGCCTGGGTTCTTGTTTTCCAAATATTTTTTTACTTCCTGGGTCAAAAAGACTTCTGCTTCCTTTAAACTGGCCTTGGCCTCTGGGATATTTTCTTTAATTTTTTTTAAGAAATTCTTCAAAGCAATCTGATAATCTTCAAAAGCAGAAAGTCCTTCCTGGTTCAATTGAGTAAGACTCTCCCTCAGTTTTTTCGATTCCTGGGATTCCGCAAGAGTGAGAAAGTCTTTTCGGGAGTAACGCTTGTCGGGATGAATCCAGTCCATGAGAAAATAAAATTCGAAATATTCTGGGGCGGGAATTTTTTTTCCGCTAAATCCTTCGGTTAAAAAAACTGGCGCATTCAAAGAGAAGGCAAGTGCTCCCAGCAAGAGACTATTGGGTTCTTTTTCCAAAGGATTAAGCTGGTAATGATTAATCAAAAATGAATTTTTAGTCGTGGATTCTTTTTCTTGTTCAGAATCCATTTCCCCCAAAAAAGATTGAGTCAATAAAGCAAAGATACTGAAGTCTGATCTCTCCTTGCGGCGACTATTTTTTACTTCCAACTTCAGAGGATTTAATCCCGGCGGGAATTGACGAAGTACTAAAAAAGAACCCTGAAGAGCTATCTGATTCGCAGAAGTTTGTATATTCCATTGTGCAGGAGGAATGAGCCCATCCTCCGTACTCAGGGCCTGGAGAGGGATTTTTTCATCTTGAGTACTGCTACTTTCAATAAATCCCTCCTGTAAAACTCTCACTTTGGAGTTGCCCGGAATGCTGTTTTGAACCCTGTTCTGAGTGATGTTTGGGGGGGTATTTCGCGGGATTATTTCAGGTAACTCGGGTTTTAATTTTTGAATGAAGGTTTCTAGCTTTTGCAGGAATATATCTTTTTCCAAAAGATTACCTTTAAGCTCATTCACCAAATTTAAAAATGCTTTACTCTGAACAAACTGTGTCAGCTGGGGGTTAGCGTTTTCTTCCTTTTGGGCTTCAATTAAAACCAGTGCAATTTTGACTGGGTTTTCATGCTCGGCCGCAAGGATGTATTCTTCCAACTTGAAGCCTGCCTTTAGAAAAACAGATAGGGCAAATAGTTCTTCGGTGCTGTGTTGTTGCTGTTCCTGTTTGGATAAAAGGACAAAGTCTAAAAAGTTTTCAAGAGAAAGAGGTGCTGTTTTTAGATTGTTGAACACCGGATCTTTTTGCAAAAGCTCTGCCAGGTATTTTATTTGTCGCAAG
It encodes:
- a CDS encoding motility associated factor glycosyltransferase family protein produces the protein MSSLYQKNLNCLKTKHPQLAELVSNLNEIPALKFRPSTRELICHFADGSEQPYYPSPNAEQYSKEFAQTLSLKNPRILIFFGVGLGHHLLEYAKKSHPLNQVILVIEAMPHLFKKALEVNDFTPMFEVPQVHWFLGNDVVQLEQFFNRFFEEGPWLRFANAVEFVEFSPSLHWNGDFYSQAKESFAKATAHHFNRVFADPYDAYRGTVHVLKNLKEVLAMPALAQAQDQFKGKDGILISSGPSLAKSLSYLKEAQQYAVVVACPSALPLLIEHGIHPHLWLNIERDETQGDFFCNLSEKPPHVFVGPPHVHPKCFSGNKGLNSYILGTSLQSRWLPLEKPILGLGHSSANAAFKILELLGCGRIFLVGQDLCYDKNLESHAPGVWKESQTVMANLRKEGNKVLEIEGNNGKPVRSNLFWFTFLKTFSEQLVPAYAGKVFNVIPPEYGAKIPGCPRIDPEAWLQQLSPEKLETLSLLKEKLTLPSTAEQEIKRKVIQQKMYTLKRALQRLIGDNQAFAMKCRALQFSAWVAAQNWEEGKIKYAQFLKEADEFSSRYTEDKNYAEDLDAYQNFFHPIIQGTLIQGQIQYFSSTEDTEGNFNEIARKIEILFQMAKEEAFWASVVLDLVNKF
- the hisH gene encoding imidazole glycerol phosphate synthase subunit HisH, producing MSIRKVTLIDYGMGNLGSLRRSLEECEAEVTTLEDPRELKTAPKIILPGVGAFGDGMKNLRERGWLEAIDSAVRDYKVPMLGICLGMQMMASKGFEGEECSGLNLIPGEVKRLLPRATERIPHVGWNEMQQAVAHPLFEKIPNHSDFYFVHSYHFIPENSAHVLAKTPYCGEFVSCVGHENVLGVQFHPEKSSKAGFQLLRNFLALC
- the pseI gene encoding pseudaminic acid synthase, giving the protein MIQIGKYSIGENEDPFVIAEMSGNHNGSLARALQIVEAAAQAGAQALKLQTYTADTMTLNLSENEFVIQDKNSLWKNRTLYDLYHEAHTPWEWHEPLFKRCAELGMIGFSTPFDETAVDFLEKLNVPCYKIASFENIHLPLIKKVAATKKPLIISTGLATLEEISEAVDAARSAGCRDLILLKCTSSYPAPPEESNLLAIDLLKQRFQCEVGLSDHTMGIGVSLASIALGARVIERHFTLSRSDGGVDSAFSLEPQELKMLREESKKIVPALGKTKLGPSEQEKKSLQFRRSLYISENMKAGEILTPKNLRAIRPGLGLAPKYYEELLGKKVKQDLKKGMAMKWEWVGE
- a CDS encoding N-acetyl sugar amidotransferase — translated: MIQYCKRCVMPNTKPDLFIDDQGICNACRNYEKRQVVDWDSRKKELHQVLERYRNKKGSNWDCIVPGSGGKDSSYQALKIKQLGMNPLIITSTTCDLSDLGRKNIENLKQQGFDYLELSANPVTRRKLNRIGLTQVGDISWPEHVAIFTSPVRLAVQLKIPLLIWGENSQNEYGGPATAAENNVLNRRWLEEFGGLLGLRVSDMIGLEGIQAKDLIPYTYPSDEELQSVGVTGLFLGYFIPWDGYSNVLYSQAFGLQTSPTVIEGSAVNYENMDNHQMGIHDYFKYLKFAFGRASDLVSLHIRRGRLTREDGMEMIRKLDGKFPWTYLGKPIEKILEPLEISIEEFIKICDRFTNKKLFVTDAKGNLVKDKKGNLQKINEDNI
- the pseG gene encoding UDP-2,4-diacetamido-2,4,6-trideoxy-beta-L-altropyranose hydrolase; translated protein: MKFVIRTDASRKIGSGHVMRCLTLAQELKEKGAEVCFICRLHPGNLNAFICKQGFVCLDLPSPEKHPQRISHPKNEYEAWLEVPQEVDAKETMDLLAEAGETLIVDHYGLDQNWEKRLAPHFQSIVVIDDLANRAHLCDLLLDQNLQPALHQKYPSLTPPTCKLLLGPSYALLREEFSAARKDLKIREGKISKLCIFFGGVDTSNESLKAIKACLKVSAPLELQVILGAANPHQKILSEFCTPYSQIKLYREVERVSQILKLSDLAIGAGGVSTWERAALGVPTLAWSISNNQEALLQSMAEEGRLIYLGKKEEITEETIREKIESLLAHPEQVQSLSKKSLELVDAKGAPRVATFLLNLHSEKKITLRPATFEDCQNIFEWRNHPETRQSSYNSKKISWKAHKVWFEKSLSNTHRKILIAEREAKSVGVLRYDYSGSGEEALTSIYLVPGNKGQGYGTQILIHAAAWLKKNHPKTKFLKAEIQEKNIVSQRAFAKAGYRLKNKIWVKPL
- the hisF gene encoding imidazole glycerol phosphate synthase subunit HisF — encoded protein: MLKTRIIPTLLWKDVGLVKGIGFDSWRRVGTVTPAIKVYNTRDVDELILVDISAYKENREPDYQAIEEFSSECFVPFCVGGGIQTLDHIRKLLLAGADKVCINSAAYENPKLIQEAARRFGSQCIVVSIDAKKETDGNYHCYSHSASKETGKEVLAWAKEVEAWGAGEILLTSIERDGGMQGYDLELIRKVSAAVKIPVIASGGAGNYQHMLEALTQGKATAVAAAAVFHYTEQTPAEAKKYLAGQGIAVRNSAVRG